A single window of Nomascus leucogenys isolate Asia chromosome 18, Asia_NLE_v1, whole genome shotgun sequence DNA harbors:
- the FAM241B gene encoding uncharacterized protein FAM241B has protein sequence MVRILANGEIVQDDDPRVRTTTQPPRGSIPRQSFFNRGHGAPPGGPGPRQQQAGARLGAAQSPFNDLNRQLVNMGFPQWHLGNHAVEPVTSILLLFLLMMLGVRGLLLVGLVYLVSHLSQR, from the exons ATGGTGCGGATCTTGGCCAATGGGGAAATCGTGCAGGATGACGACCCCCGAGTGAGGACCACTACCCAGCCACCAAGAGGTAGCATTCCTCGACAG AGCTTCTTCAACAGGGGCCATGGTGCTCCCCCAGGGGGTCCTGGCCCCCGCCAGCAGCAGGCAGGTGCCAGGCTGGGTGCTGCTCAGTCCCCCTTCAATGACCTCAACCGGCAGCTGGTGAACATGGGCTTTCCGCAGTGGCATCTCGGCAACCATGCTGTGGAGCCGGTGACCTCCATCCTGCTCCTCTTCCTGCTCATGATGCTTGGTGTTCGTGGCCTCCTCCTGGTGGGCCTTGTCTACCTGGTGTCCCACCTGAGTCAGCGGTGA